From the Oryza glaberrima chromosome 5, OglaRS2, whole genome shotgun sequence genome, one window contains:
- the LOC127774803 gene encoding T-complex protein 1 subunit beta-like isoform X1, with protein sequence MVDRLLKDDATEEKGERARMASFVGGMAISDLVKTTLGPKGMDKILQSTGRGRSVTVTNDGATILKSLHIDNPAAKVLVDISKVQDDEVGDGTTSVVVLAGELLREAEKLVNMKIHPMTIIAGFRMAAECARDALLQRAMDNKEDSDKFRSDLMNIAMTTLSSKILSQDKEYFAGLAVDAVLRLKGSTNLEAIQILKKTGGSLKDSFLDEGFILDKKIGLGQPKRIENAKILVANTAMDTDKVKIYGARVRVDSMAKVAEIEAAEKQKMREKVQKIIGHGINCFVNRQLIYNLPEELFADAGILAIEHADFEGIERLALVTGGDIASTFDNPESVKLGHCKVIEEIMIGEDRLIHFSGVEMGQACTIVLRGASEHVLDEAERSLHDALCVLSQTVNDTRVLYGGGWPEMVMAKEVDGLARKTPGKKSHAIEAFSRALQSIPTIIADNAGLDSADLISQLRAEHHKEQSTAGIDVISGGVGDMEKLGISESFKAKQAVLMSATEAAEMILRVDEIVTCAPRRREDRM encoded by the exons aTG GTTGATAGACTGCTTAAGGATGATGCGACCGAGGAGAAGGGAGAGCGTGCCAGGATG GCATCCTTTGTTGGTGGTATGGCAATCAGTGATTTGGTCAAGACAACGTTGGGGCCAAAAGGAATG GACAAGATCCTACAATCAACTGGTAGGGGACGCAGTGTGACTGTTACAAATGATGGTGCTACAATTCTGAAGTCTCTTCATATCGACAACCCAGCTGCTAAGGTCCTTGTTG ACATCTCAAAAGTGCAAGATGACGAAGTGGGTGATGGAACTACTTCTGTTGTTGTTTTGGCTGGTGAGCTTTTGAGGGAAGCTGAAAAGTTGGTAAATATGAAGATACATCCAATGACAATCATTGCAG GGTTCAGGATGGCTGCTGAATGTGCTCGTGATGCTTTATTACAGAGGGCCATGGATAACAAGGAAGATTCAG ATAAGTTTAGATCAGATCTGATGAACATTGCTATGACAACGTTGAGTTCAAAAATACTTTCCCAGGACAAGGAATACTTTGCTGGTCTTGCAGTTGATGCTGTTCTAAGACTTAAG GGCAGTACCAACTTGGAAGCAATTCAAATTCTTAAGAAAACTGGAGGGTCTCTAAAGGACTCCTTTTTGGATGAAGG gttCATTCTAGACAAGAAAATCGGTCTTGGCCAACCGAAGAGGATTGAAAACGCCAAGATTTTGGTTGCAAATACTGCTATGGACACCGACAAAGTTAAGATATATGGAGCACGTGTACGGGTTGATTCAATGGCTAAGGTTGCTGAAATTGAAGCTGCTGAAAAGcaaaaaatgagagaaaaagTGCAAAAGATCATAGGTCATGGAATCAACTGTTTCGTTAACAGGCAGTTGATCTACAACTTACCTGAGGAACTCTTTGCAGATGCTGGCATACTGGCAATCGAGCATGCTGATTTTGAGGGCATTGAGCGGCTTGCTCTTGTCACTGGTGGTGACATCGCCTCCACTTTTGATAACCCGGAGTCTGTCAAACTTGGTCATTGCAAGGTCATTGAAGAGATTATGATTGGGGAGGACAGGCTGATTCATTTCTCTGGGGTTGAAATGGGGCAAGCCTGTACTATTGTCCTCAGAGGAGCAAG TGAGCATGTGCTTGATGAAGCAGAGAGGTCCCTGCACGATGCCTTATGTGTGCTTTCACAAACAGTGAACGACACCCGTGTGTTATATGGTGGTGGATGGCCTGAGATGGTTATGGCCAAAGAAGTAGATGGACTGGCGAGAAAGACACCTGGGAAGAAGTCCCATGCTATCGAAGCCTTCTCGCGCGCTCTTCAGTCCATTCCAACCATCATCGCTGACAATGCTGGTCTGGATAGCGCTGATCTGATCTCTCAGCTCAGAGCAGAGCATCACAAAGAGCAGAGCACTGCTGGAATTGATGTCATTTCTGGCGGC GTTGGAGACATGGAAAAGCTGGGGATATCAGAGTCGTTTAAGGCGAAGCAAGCTGTTCTTATGTCTGCTACCGAGGCAGCGGAGATGATTCTCAGGGTCGATGAGATCGTCACTTGTGCTCCACGGAGAAGGGAGGACAGGATGTGA
- the LOC127774803 gene encoding T-complex protein 1 subunit beta-like isoform X2: MVDRLLKDDATEEKGERARMASFVGGMAISDLVKTTLGPKGMDKILQSTGRGRSVTVTNDGATILKSLHIDNPAAKVLVDISKVQDDEVGDGTTSVVVLAGELLREAEKLVNMKIHPMTIIAGFRMAAECARDALLQRAMDNKEDSDKFRSDLMNIAMTTLSSKILSQDKEYFAGLAVDAVLRLKGSTNLEAIQILKKTGGSLKDSFLDEGFILDKKIGLGQPKRIENAKILVANTAMDTDKVKIYGARVRVDSMAKVAEIEAAEKQKMREKVQKIIDAGILAIEHADFEGIERLALVTGGDIASTFDNPESVKLGHCKVIEEIMIGEDRLIHFSGVEMGQACTIVLRGASEHVLDEAERSLHDALCVLSQTVNDTRVLYGGGWPEMVMAKEVDGLARKTPGKKSHAIEAFSRALQSIPTIIADNAGLDSADLISQLRAEHHKEQSTAGIDVISGGVGDMEKLGISESFKAKQAVLMSATEAAEMILRVDEIVTCAPRRREDRM, encoded by the exons aTG GTTGATAGACTGCTTAAGGATGATGCGACCGAGGAGAAGGGAGAGCGTGCCAGGATG GCATCCTTTGTTGGTGGTATGGCAATCAGTGATTTGGTCAAGACAACGTTGGGGCCAAAAGGAATG GACAAGATCCTACAATCAACTGGTAGGGGACGCAGTGTGACTGTTACAAATGATGGTGCTACAATTCTGAAGTCTCTTCATATCGACAACCCAGCTGCTAAGGTCCTTGTTG ACATCTCAAAAGTGCAAGATGACGAAGTGGGTGATGGAACTACTTCTGTTGTTGTTTTGGCTGGTGAGCTTTTGAGGGAAGCTGAAAAGTTGGTAAATATGAAGATACATCCAATGACAATCATTGCAG GGTTCAGGATGGCTGCTGAATGTGCTCGTGATGCTTTATTACAGAGGGCCATGGATAACAAGGAAGATTCAG ATAAGTTTAGATCAGATCTGATGAACATTGCTATGACAACGTTGAGTTCAAAAATACTTTCCCAGGACAAGGAATACTTTGCTGGTCTTGCAGTTGATGCTGTTCTAAGACTTAAG GGCAGTACCAACTTGGAAGCAATTCAAATTCTTAAGAAAACTGGAGGGTCTCTAAAGGACTCCTTTTTGGATGAAGG gttCATTCTAGACAAGAAAATCGGTCTTGGCCAACCGAAGAGGATTGAAAACGCCAAGATTTTGGTTGCAAATACTGCTATGGACACCGACAAAGTTAAGATATATGGAGCACGTGTACGGGTTGATTCAATGGCTAAGGTTGCTGAAATTGAAGCTGCTGAAAAGcaaaaaatgagagaaaaagTGCAAAAGATCATAG ATGCTGGCATACTGGCAATCGAGCATGCTGATTTTGAGGGCATTGAGCGGCTTGCTCTTGTCACTGGTGGTGACATCGCCTCCACTTTTGATAACCCGGAGTCTGTCAAACTTGGTCATTGCAAGGTCATTGAAGAGATTATGATTGGGGAGGACAGGCTGATTCATTTCTCTGGGGTTGAAATGGGGCAAGCCTGTACTATTGTCCTCAGAGGAGCAAG TGAGCATGTGCTTGATGAAGCAGAGAGGTCCCTGCACGATGCCTTATGTGTGCTTTCACAAACAGTGAACGACACCCGTGTGTTATATGGTGGTGGATGGCCTGAGATGGTTATGGCCAAAGAAGTAGATGGACTGGCGAGAAAGACACCTGGGAAGAAGTCCCATGCTATCGAAGCCTTCTCGCGCGCTCTTCAGTCCATTCCAACCATCATCGCTGACAATGCTGGTCTGGATAGCGCTGATCTGATCTCTCAGCTCAGAGCAGAGCATCACAAAGAGCAGAGCACTGCTGGAATTGATGTCATTTCTGGCGGC GTTGGAGACATGGAAAAGCTGGGGATATCAGAGTCGTTTAAGGCGAAGCAAGCTGTTCTTATGTCTGCTACCGAGGCAGCGGAGATGATTCTCAGGGTCGATGAGATCGTCACTTGTGCTCCACGGAGAAGGGAGGACAGGATGTGA
- the LOC127774809 gene encoding 60S ribosomal protein L35a-2, producing the protein MKGRQGQRVRLYVRGTILGYKRSKSNQYENTSLLQIEGVNTKEEVGWYAGKRIAYVYKAKTKSNDSTIRCIWGKVTRPHGNSGVVRAKFRSNLPPTSMGKKVRVFMYPSSI; encoded by the exons ATGAAGGGACGGCAAGGCCAGCGCGTGAGGCTGTACGTCCGCGGCACCATCCTCGGCTACAAGAG GTCGAAGTCGAACCAGTACGAGAACACGTCGCTGCTGCAGATCGAGGGGGTGAACACCAAGGAGGAGGTTGGGTGGTACGCCGGGAAGCGCATCGCCTACGTCTACAAGGCCAAGACGAAGAGCAACGACTCCACCATCCGCTGCATCTGGGGCAAGGTCACCCGCCCGCACGGCAACTCCGGTGTCGTCCGCGCCAAGTTCCGGTCCAACCTCCCGCCCACCTCCATG GGCAAGAAGGTCCGCGTCTTCATGTACCCCAGCAGCATCTAA
- the LOC127773726 gene encoding 60S ribosomal protein L37a-1 isoform X2 — translation MTKRTKKAGIVGKYGTRYGASLRKQIKKMEVSQHSKYFCEFCGKFAVKRKAVGIWGCKDCGKVKAGGAYTMNTASAVTVRSTIRRLREQTEA, via the exons ATG ACGAAGCGCACCAAGAAGGCAGGAATAGTTGGCAAATATG GTACCAGGTATGGTGCCAGTTTGCGTAAGCAGATCAAGAAGATGGAGGTTTCCCAGCACTCCAAGTACTTCTGCGAGTTCTGTGGCAAG TTTGCTGTGAAGAGGAAAGCAGTTGGAATCTGGGGATGCAAGGACTGTGGCAAGGTCAAGGCTGGTGGTGCCTACACCATGAA CACTGCCAGTGCGGTCACGGTCAGAAGCACAATCCGTCGCCTGAGGGAGCAGACAGAAGCCTGA
- the LOC127773726 gene encoding 60S ribosomal protein L37a-1 isoform X1, with product MFVQTKRTKKAGIVGKYGTRYGASLRKQIKKMEVSQHSKYFCEFCGKFAVKRKAVGIWGCKDCGKVKAGGAYTMNTASAVTVRSTIRRLREQTEA from the exons ATGTTTGTGCAGACGAAGCGCACCAAGAAGGCAGGAATAGTTGGCAAATATG GTACCAGGTATGGTGCCAGTTTGCGTAAGCAGATCAAGAAGATGGAGGTTTCCCAGCACTCCAAGTACTTCTGCGAGTTCTGTGGCAAG TTTGCTGTGAAGAGGAAAGCAGTTGGAATCTGGGGATGCAAGGACTGTGGCAAGGTCAAGGCTGGTGGTGCCTACACCATGAA CACTGCCAGTGCGGTCACGGTCAGAAGCACAATCCGTCGCCTGAGGGAGCAGACAGAAGCCTGA
- the LOC127773725 gene encoding aspartic proteinase NANA, chloroplast-like, whose product MARGKVVLMVVVCLAVAAAAASAASGGGHSRGRPGKSARLQLVPAAPGASMAERARDDRRRHEYISARLAASRRRRRAEETSSVSSAGAVAASAFAMPLSSGAYTGTGQYFVRFRVGTPAQPFVLIADTGSDLTWVKCRGAASPSHATATASPAAAPSPAVAPPRVFRPGDSKTWSPIPCSSETCKSTIPFSLANCSSSTAACSYDYRYNDNSAARGVVGTDSATVALSGGRGGGGGGDRKAKLQGVVLGCTTAHAGQGFEASDGVLSLGYSNISFASRAASRFGGRFSYCLVDHLAPRNATSYLTFGAGPDAASSSAPAPGSRTPLLLDARVRPFYAVAVDSVSVDGVALDIPAEVWDVGSNGGTIIDSGTSLTVLATPAYKAVVAALSEQLAGLPRVAMDPFDYCYNWTARGDGGGDLAVPKLAVQFAGSARLEPPAKSYVIDAAPGVKCIGVQEGAWPGVSVIGNILQQEHLWEFDLNNRWLRFRQTSCTQ is encoded by the exons atgGCGCGCGGGAAGGTGGTGTTGATGGTCGTGGTTTGtctcgccgtggcggcggcggcggcgtcggcggcgagcggtggggGGCACAGTCGCGGACGCCCGGGCAAGTCGGCGAGGCTGCAGCTGGTCCCGGCTGCCCCGGGCGCGTCGATGGCCGAGCGGGCGAGGGATGACAGGCGGCGGCACGAGTACATCTCCGCCAGGCtcgcggcgtcgcggcggcggcggcgagcggaggagaCCTCGTCGGTGTCGTCGgccggggcggtggcggcgtcggcgttcGCGATGCCGCTGTCGTCGGGGGCGTACACCGGCACGGGGCAGTACTTCGTGCGGTTCCGCGTGGGCACCCCGGCGCAGCCGTTCGTCCTCATCGCCGACACCGGCAGCGACCTCACCTGGGTCAAgtgccgcggcgccgcctctcccagtcacgccaccgccaccgcctcgccagcggcggcgccgtctccggcggtggcgccgccacgGGTGTTCCGTCCCGGCGACTCCAAGACGTGGTCGCCCATCCCGTGCTCGTCGGAGACGTGCAAGTCGACCATCCCCTTCTCCCTCGCCAACTGCtccagctccaccgccgcctgctcctACGACTACCG GTACAACGACAactcggcggcgcgcggcgtggtgGGCACCGactcggcgacggtggcgctctccggcgggcgcggcggcggcggcggcggcgaccggaagGCGAAGCTGCAGGGGGTGGTGCTGGGGTGCACCACGGCGCACGCCGGCCAGGGGTTCGAGGCGTCCGACGGCGTGCTCAGCCTCGGCTACAGCAACATCTCGTTCGCGTCGCGCGCCGCGTCGCGGTTCGGCGGCCGCTTCTCCTACTGCCTCGTCGACCACCTCGCCCCGCGCAACGCCACCAGCTACCTCACCTTCGGCGCCGGTCCGGAcgcggcctcgtcgtcggcgccggcgccgggctcgCGGACGCCGCTGCTGCTCGACGCCCGCGTCCGCCCCTTCTACGCCGTGGCGGTCGACTCCGTCTCCGTCGACGGCGTGGCGCTCGACATCCCCGCCGAGGTGTGGGACGTCGGCAGCAACGGCGGCACCATCATCGACTCCGGCACGAGCCTGACGGTGCTCGCCACGCCGGCGTacaaggcggtggtggcggcgctgagCGAGCAGCTCGCCGGGCTGCCGCGCGTGGCCATGGACCCGTTCGACTACTGCTACAACTGGACggcccgcggcgacggcggcggcgacctcgccgtGCCGAAGCTGGCGGTGCAGTTCGCCGGGTCGGCGAGGCTGGAGCCGCCGGCGAAGAGCTACGTGATCGACGCGGCGCCCGGCGTGAAGTGCATCGGGGTGCAGGAGGGGGCGTGGCCGGGGGTGTCCGTGATCGGCAACATCCTGCAGCAGGAGCACCTCTGGGAGTTCGACCTCAACAATCGGTGGCTCAGGTTCAGGCAGACGAGCTGCACCCAATGA